The Girardinichthys multiradiatus isolate DD_20200921_A chromosome 24, DD_fGirMul_XY1, whole genome shotgun sequence genome has a window encoding:
- the LOC124861461 gene encoding gastrula zinc finger protein XlCGF57.1-like: protein MDQQELELLHIKEENERIWASQDGEQLNVKKETDDTRFPLTVVHMKSEEDEEKPLFSQLHQHQTEDRDLPSSISGDQIKAEIKVEDCGTRESSRNPDLNNHGGSSNYSETEDSEDDEEDDVKHHKSELKHLSDSETEDGVDDEEDEDVKHHKSELKHLSDSETEDSEDDWKESRTPGSGRNAVNKSLSCSDCGGKFANRQSLQSHMTCHPRLTSSDCSGNETCFREKKNIDSLKKVQTSSKNFKCGDCGKRFNLKRDLKRHTKVHTGGKPFGCDACGKRFAYKSYLNTHMRIHTGDKPFSCDVCGKRFADKSYLNTHMRIHTGDKPFSCDVCGKRFADKSYLNIHMRIHTGDKPFSCDVCGKRFAYKSYLNTHMRIHTGDKPFSCDSCGARFVYESQLNRHMRIHTGDKPFSCDPCGTRFITKSLLNTHMRIHTGDKPFSCDACGKRFACKSYLSKHMRIHTGNKPFSCDTCGKRFAFKSDLNRHMRIHTGNKPFSCDACGKRFITNSLLNTHMRTHIGNKPFG, encoded by the coding sequence atggaccagcaggagctggagctcctccacataaaggaggaaaatGAAAGAATCTGGGCCAGCCAGGATGGAGAACAACTGAATGTGAAGAAGGAGACTGATGATACCAGGTTTCCATTAACTGTTGTTCATATGAAGAGTGAAGAAGATGAGGAGAAACCTCTTTTCTCTCAGCTTCATCAACATCAAACAGAAGACAGAGATCTTCCAAGCAGCATCTCAGGTGAccagataaaagcagaaattaaagtAGAGGACTGTGGGACACGAGAATCCAGCAGGAACCCAGATCTAAATAATCATGGAGGCTCTTCCAACTattctgaaactgaagacagtgaagatgatgaagaggatgatgtgaagcatcataaatctgagcttaaacacttgtcagactctgaaactgaagacggtgtagatgatgaagaggatgaagatGTTAAGCATCATAAATCTGAGCTTAAACACTTAtcagactctgaaactgaagacagtgaggatgattggaaggagagcaggacTCCAGGGTCAGGCAGAAACGCTGTCAACAAATCTTTGAGCTGCTCTGATTGTGGAGGAAAATTTGCTAACAGACAATCTCTTCAGAGTCACATGACATGTCATCCAAGATTAACGTCTTCAGATTGTTCTGGTAATGAGACGTGTTTCAGAGAGAAGAAGAACATAGATTCACTGAAGAAAGTCCAGACGAGtagtaaaaattttaaatgtggtGATTGTGGTAAACGTTTTAACTTGAAACGAGATCTCAAAAGGCACACAAAAGTTCACACAGGGGGgaaaccctttggttgtgatgcatgtggaaaaagatttgcctacaagtcatatttaaacacacacatgagaatccacacaggagacaaaccctttagttgtgatgtatgtggaaaaagatttgccgacaagtcatatttaaacacacacatgagaatccacacaggagacaaaccctttagttgtgatgtatgtggaaaaagatttgccgacaagtcatatttaaacatacacatgagaatccacacaggagacaaaccctttagttgtgatgtatgtggaaaaagatttgcctacaagtcatatttaaacacacacatgagaattcacacaggagacaaaccctttagttgtgattcaTGTGGAGCAAGATTTGTCTATGAGTCACAATTAAACAggcacatgagaattcacacaggagacaaaccctttagttgtgatcCATGTGGAACAAGATTTATCACCAAGTCACTATTAAACAcgcacatgagaatccacactggagataaaccttttagttgtgatgcatgtggaaaaagatttgcctgcaAGTCATATTTAagcaaacacatgagaattcacacaggaaacaaaccttttagttgtgatacatgtggaaaaagatttgccttcaagtcagatttaaacagacacatgagaattcacacaggaaacaaaccttttagttgtgatgcatgtggaaaaagatttatcaCCAATTCACTATTAAACACGCACATGAGAACCCACATAGGAAATAAACCCTTTGGTTAA
- the LOC124861420 gene encoding zinc finger protein 420-like isoform X1, whose protein sequence is MNSGKKSSSLRNIWSKKLEGSRSSNSGRTQQRKRHQMMDDVFQPRLVLPADVKEEAPEEQSPDVDQQEPEPLQIKEEQEDLWTSQEGEQLTVKEETDTRFPLTAAPIKNVKEEAPEEQSPDMDQQELELLHIKEESERIWTSQDGEQLNVKKETDYTRFPLTVVHMKSEEDEEKPLFSQLHQHQTEDRDRPRIISGDQIKAEIKVEDCGTSVSSRNPDLNTDGGSSNYSETEDSEDDEEDDVKHHESELKRLSDSETEDSEDDWKESRTPGSGRNAVNKYLSCSECGGKFANRRSLQSHMTCHPRLTSSDCSGSETCFREKKNIDSLTKFQTGSEDFNCGDCGKSFNLKQDLKRHTKVHTGDKPFGCDACGKRFVYESQLNTHMRVHTGDKPFRCDACGKRFANKSDLNKHMRIHTGDKPFSCDSCGKRFVFKSYLNTHMRIHTGDKPFGCDSCGTRFFYESQLNTHMRIHTGVKPFSCDECGKKFVTKSQLNTHMRIHTGDKPFSCESCGKRFVYESQLNTHMRIHTGVKPFSCDTCGKGFILKSDLNKHMRTHTGVKPFSCDTCGKRFADKSYLNIHMKIHTGDKPFSCDACGKRFVFKSYLNIHMRIHTGDKPFSCDACGTRFVYESQLNTHRRIHTGDKLFSCDECGKRFVTKSQLNTHMRIHTGDKPFSCDSCGTRFVYESQLNTHMRIHTGVKPFSCDACGKRFVLKSYLNRHMRIHRGDKPFSCDSCGTRFVYESQLNTHMRIHTGVKPFSCDACGKRFVTKSLLNRHMRIHTGDKPFSCDACGKRFVTKLLLNTHIRIHTGDKPFSCDACGKRFVTKSLLNTHMRIHTGDKPFSCDTCGKRFVYESQLNRHMRIHTGDKPFSCDTCGKRFVYESLLNTHMRIHTGDKPFSCDTCGKRFVTKSQLNTHMRIHTGDKPFSCDTCGKRFVTKSQLNRHMRTHTGNKPFG, encoded by the exons atgaactctggaaagaagtccagcagcttgaggaacatctggtcaaagaaactggagggaagcaggagctcaaacagcggcaggacgcagcagaggaagagacaccagatgatggatgatgttttccagcccagattag tgctgccagcagatgttaaagaagaggctcctgaagaacagagtcctgatgtGGATCAGCAGGAGCCAGAGCCCCTCcagataaaggaggaacaggaggatcTCTGGACCAGTCAGGAAGGAGAGCAGCTCACTGTGAAGGAGGAGACTGATACCAGGTTTCCATTAACTGCAGCTCCTATCAAGA atgttaaagaagaggctcctgaagaacagagtcctgatatggaccagcaggagctggagctcctccacataaaggaggaaagtGAAAGAATCTGGACCAGCCAGGATGGAGAACAACTGAATGTGAAGAAGGAGACTGATTATACCAGGTTTCCATTAACTGTTGTTCATATGAAGAGTGAAGAGGATGAGGAGAAACCTCTTTTCTCTCAGCTTCATCAACATCAAACAGAAGACAGAGATCGTCCAAGAATCATCTCAGGTGAccagataaaagcagaaattaaagtAGAGGACTGTGGAACATCAGTATCCAGCAGGAACCCAGATCTAAATACTGATGGAGGCTCTTCCAACTattctgaaactgaagacagtgaagatgatgaagaggatgatgtgAAGCATCATGAATCTGAGCTTAAACGCTTGtcagactctgaaactgaagacagtgaggatgattggaaggagagcaggacTCCAGGATCAGGCAGAAACGCTGTCAACAAATATTTGAGCTGCTCTgagtgtggaggaaaatttgCTAACAGACGCTCTCTTCAGAGTCACATGACATGTCATCCAAGATTAACGTCTTCAGATTGTTCTGGTAGTGAGACGTGTTTCAGAGAGAAGAAGAACATAGATTCACTGACGAAGTTTCAGACAGGTAGTGAAGATTTTAACTGTGGTGATTGTGGTAAAAGTTTTAACTTGAAACAAGATCTAAAAAGGCACACAAAGgtccacacaggagataaaccttttggttgtgatgcatgtggaaaaagatttgtctatgagtcacaattaaacacacacatgagagtccacacaggagacaaaccttttcgttgtgatgcatgtggaaaaagatttgccaaCAAGTCAGatctaaacaaacacatgagaatccacacaggagacaaaccttttagttgtgattcatgtggaaaaagatttgtcttcaagtcatatttaaacacacacatgagaattcacacaggagacaaaccttttggttgtgattCATGTGGAACAAGATTTTTCTATGAGTCACAATTAAACAcgcacatgagaatccacacaggagtcaaaccttttagttgtgatgaatgtggaaaaaaatttgtcaccaagtcacaattaaacacgcacatgagaattcacacaggagacaaaccttttagttgtgaatcatgtggaaaaagatttgtctatgagtcacaattaaacacgcacatgagaattcacacaggagtcAAACCGTTTAGTTGTGATACATGTGGAAAAGGATTTATCTTaaagtcagatttaaacaaacacatgagaacccacacaggagtcaaaccttttagttgtgatacatgtggaaaaagatttgctgacaagtcatatttaaacatacacatgaaaatccacacaggagacaaaccttttagttgtgatgcatgtggaaaaagatttgtcttcaagtcatatttaaacatacacatgagaatccacacaggagacaaaccttttagttgtgatgcatgtggaacaAGATTTGTCTATGAGTCACAATTAAACACGCACaggagaatccacacaggagacaaacttTTTAGTTGTGatgaatgtggaaaaagatttgtcaccaagtcacaattaaacacacacatgagaattcacacaggagacaaaccttttagttgtgattcATGTGGAACAAGATTTGTCTATgagtcacaattaaacacacacatgagaattcacacaggagtcaaaccttttagttgtgatgcatgtggaaaaagatttgtcttaaagtcatatttaaacagacacatgagaatccacagaggagacaaaccttttagttgtgattcATGTGGAACAAGATTTGTCTATgagtcacaattaaacacacacatgagaatccacacaggagtcaaaccttttagttgtgacgcatgtggaaaaagatttgtcacCAAGTCACtattaaacagacacatgagaattcacacaggagacaaaccttttagttgtgacgcatgtggaaaaagatttgtcacCAAGTTACTATTAAACACGCATAtaagaattcacacaggagacaaaccatttagttgtgatgcatgtggaaaaagatttgtcacCAAGTCACTATTAAACAcgcacatgagaattcacacaggagacaaaccttttagttgtgatacatgtggaaaaagatttgtctaTGAGTCACAATTAAACAggcacatgagaattcacacaggagacaaaccttttagttgtgatacatgtggaaaaagatttgtctaTGAGTCACTATTAAACAcgcacatgagaattcacacaggagacaaaccttttagttgtgatacatgtggaaaaagatttgtcaccaagtcacaattaaacacgcacatgagaattcacacaggagacaaaccttttagttgtgatacatgtggaaaaagatttgtcacCAAGTCACAATTAAACAGGCACATGAGAACCCACACTGGAAATAAACCCTTTGGTTAA